The proteins below come from a single Dehalococcoidia bacterium genomic window:
- a CDS encoding tubulin/FtsZ family protein, translated as MRIVVVGLGQCGSRVADEFARMGKTAVRQRGIQIIMGVYAVNTDQADLSGLKTIKPDYHHRLLIGGRKTSGHGVGKINELGAEVARNDKDKIVDAIRSGSRFYETDAFFLIAGAAGGTGSGALPIVADTIKERYPEKPVYALVVLPFSYEEESEERCVYNAATCLKSIHSVADAVFLADNQRYLKKDSNLLNNMDKMNEQIVSPFFELLCAGEEVKRGNIGAKTLDAGDIMQTLESWTVIGIGKTPLGTFRKLPFERTRSFRAKGRETFRGLEAMNQAMSEMSATINPADAAKALYLLSAPQKEMNVELVKELGSLMREVSEDALIRSGDYPRERSDLSVTVIFSQLRDVPRVKHLFSTVTESAPLLKKRQKEAEDKLKEMQKASDGVPSLL; from the coding sequence ATGAGAATAGTCGTAGTAGGACTCGGGCAGTGCGGGAGCAGGGTAGCGGACGAATTTGCCAGAATGGGAAAAACGGCGGTGCGCCAGCGCGGCATACAGATAATAATGGGCGTCTACGCTGTAAATACGGACCAGGCCGACCTCAGCGGTCTAAAGACAATAAAGCCTGATTATCATCATCGGCTTCTTATCGGCGGGAGAAAGACTTCGGGCCATGGCGTAGGGAAGATCAACGAACTTGGCGCCGAGGTAGCGCGCAACGATAAAGATAAAATAGTGGACGCCATAAGAAGCGGCTCCAGGTTCTATGAGACCGACGCATTCTTCCTCATCGCAGGCGCCGCCGGCGGTACCGGTTCCGGTGCCCTGCCCATAGTCGCAGATACTATCAAAGAAAGGTATCCGGAGAAACCGGTTTATGCCCTTGTCGTGCTCCCGTTTTCTTACGAAGAGGAATCCGAGGAACGGTGCGTTTATAACGCCGCGACTTGTTTGAAGTCCATACATTCTGTGGCCGATGCCGTGTTCCTTGCCGATAACCAGAGGTACTTGAAGAAGGACTCCAACCTGTTGAACAATATGGACAAGATGAACGAGCAGATCGTCAGCCCGTTCTTTGAACTGCTATGTGCCGGCGAAGAAGTAAAACGAGGCAACATCGGAGCCAAAACCCTGGATGCCGGAGATATCATGCAGACGTTGGAAAGCTGGACGGTGATCGGTATAGGTAAGACTCCTCTGGGCACGTTCAGAAAACTGCCGTTTGAAAGAACAAGAAGCTTCAGGGCTAAAGGCAGAGAGACTTTCCGCGGCCTGGAGGCTATGAATCAGGCGATGTCTGAGATGTCGGCAACGATCAACCCCGCTGACGCAGCGAAAGCCCTGTACCTTCTCTCCGCCCCGCAAAAAGAAATGAACGTGGAACTGGTAAAAGAGCTGGGCAGCCTTATGAGAGAGGTTTCGGAAGATGCCCTTATCAGAAGCGGAGACTATCCGCGTGAGCGCAGCGACCTTAGCGTCACCGTGATTTTCTCGCAGCTCAGGGATGTTCCAAGAGTAAAACATTTGTTCAGCACGGTAACTGAGTCCGCCCCTCTGCTAAAGAAGAGACAGAAGGAAGCCGAGGACAAGCTGAAAGAGATGCAAAAGGCATCGGACGGCGTGCCGTCACTCCTCTAA
- a CDS encoding PAS domain S-box protein, with protein MRDSEKSKEQLIRELEKLRARVAQLEKGSIGEREEKESRVGFEERLRVEHKQIEEELKKKSDELQLILDAVPALIYFKDNDGKILNMNKATASLATVPKEKLLKKTVFQLMPDTADKYHRDDMEVITSGKAKMNIEEQVELLDKKIWLKTDKLPMKDEDGNIIGLIGFSVDITERKMAEDALRQSEEKLRVMFDSMTDGVVVTDLNTIVVDVNKEALNLFGYRKDEVIGHNGLEILSLDQQDKAMQEMARSLEGTETSGMQEYSLLTRGGSRLDAEISVNKLSDVDGNPFGFVTVIRDVTERKKAEEVLKRSEQKYRLLFESSIDGKAIVDAETNEILLANETALKLFGFSSKTDLEGINIFDYIHPADKERIAASARNNAMFKEDSVSLGELRTLTKTGEEKWILVTGTLSDYEGRPAGLTSFIDITERKKAEDALRKSEEKYRDLVEKEKDVIFSVDALGFITSINPAVRNWGYTVDEVQGKNFIELIPEDWREKTAIELQNALLASGELMAETRVVHKSGEVLPIEYSAMIIKEGDQYAGVQGIVRDISERKKAEEALRQSEEKFRVLFESIPDGISVIDMKTGKLVDSNPAALRMFGFSRDEVIGQEAFNLIAEKDRAKAFDDIQNTLIKGQSTLSEWCLLGKGGKEYDCEATASVINDNAGAPAFMVNVVRDVTERKRIEKELDDYRNNLEKMVQERTSDLIKANKELKREVSERQRAEAELRASEEKLRLIFDSIGEGLVVTDLNGNVKDLNDDAVRLVGYDRKEEVIGRNCMEPIVEADRARAIEDMMRMVETGTGAPGEYRFVKRGGEEFDGELRGAVLRDEYGNPAELIGVFRDITERKRAEEALRESEQKYRTLFEDSQDAIIITTIEGGILDFNRSLAKLVGYSGEELLDLNARQLYINPDDREALQREIRSTGAVRDYAVKWVRKDGERLDVLMTLTARYGAGGDVTGYQGIVHDITERRKAEQALRESEARSRAILEAMPDLIFQMSRDGVFIGYKGPAEGLYMSPEQFVGKHVAEVMPSDIADLTVRSIKNALDTGRIQQYSYELNMEGEVRHFDARMAAINDEVALIIVRDITERRNMENALKISEEKLRGIFNSIKDAVVLTDLEFTILEVNDAALEMSGVESKEEIIGTKGYDLIAPDDMTRAMSTREEAVEGHPTPRAEYKIVNKVGKEMYVDVGVSMYEDPSARTAGFVAVLKDITEHRRMEDALRDSEEKLRVMFSSMADGVVVTDLEGKIIDLNEAQLRTFGFADKKEVLGKGGFDFIVERDRDRAFKEMIKVFEDGYNIGSTFTVADNKGKEIECELSTAMLHEAEGKASGFITVMRDVTERRRMEQALRDSEEKLRIIFESIGDGIIVTDLEGIITETNEAAAKLGGWSDKGQLVGMSGFDFVAEQERPKMVADMIKALREQRSINVEYSVKDKDDREYQSEVNVTLLRDAAGRPKGIVSVIRDITERKRMEQDLRDSEEMSRGMIESAATAVCIVKDGKFAYVSPMFAEMTGYSIDELIGNRSTDYIHQDDRDSVTREAVANLKGDNIAPHEYRLLRKDGSFIWILEKVASIQYKGERAAIGSLLDITRLKQVEEALRDSEEKLRIIFASLPDGVTVTDMNGRIVEENEAGIRMSGFASKDQVIGLNGFDFIASSDRDRALADLPRIFETGISGPLEYKMVNVDGNEYDGEIIAAMMRDKSGNPQGFITVIRDITERKRAREELQESQEMTRGMLESAATGIYLVQDGKFKYVNPLFTGISGYTLEELLDSDSMNYIHPDDRETTRAQVIENLKGISDRPHEFRFLRKDGQSTWILEKVASIEYKGRRAVIGSFMDISERKHIEEMLQQRSRELEQRTNQLLALQKITTSIQSTLDLKEIMQQVADGVVHNLGFDHALIIKVDEAANVSRGMVFATKYDASKVGDLQDIIGRRLTDIEIPQIRGYSQTVDNAMDGKATITRDFFEVSSTILSREESDVVAEMLGVKTVAVMPLFARDRHVGSILALTDREEIDNVLMEPLRILSDQAGVAVENADLYHGVSEYARRLSVITSLSKILGSSLDIKGVYRAFTEEVRKVMDFDRTSIAMVEGDRLRYFVVAEDIDTQLKDGADLPLSDSATGLVVKTKRTLIEPDFEQEMKFPIDHMYYRSGLRSAIRVPLFSKGEVFATFNLASRNPNAYGEREKEILEQISGSLTAAMENSRLFNQVKQHEAELLKAYEDLKSAQAYMLQAEKLRALGEMAGGVAHDFNNILAVVLGRTQLALEDVKDEKLKKDLQIIEQTAMDAATTVRRLQDFARVRVERNFEALDLKEVVESALQMAESRRVKLKEREGVTIDIESKLQELSPVEGDAAELREGLLNIIFNAMDAMPDGGKITLKATQTKKWVTLAISDTGIGMPEEVRKKIFEPFFTTRIHKGTGLGLSVTYGIIQRHRGDIWVESNEGVGSTFKIKLPVCEGVVCKKSAAGKTDIMKSISILMVDDNPEVAGILSLTLKRLGHKVVEANSGEAAINTFEVGNFDLVITDLGMPDMSGHEVAKIVKEIKPGTPVLVISGWGGQLNLDDMPEVDGVIAKPFSKDVLSEKIAALLSGEGARSGKVEKKAPKKGKTSKAGPKIDKTAGDKTGGKKPIKKADPEKRSQE; from the coding sequence ATGAGGGATTCAGAAAAGAGCAAGGAACAGTTGATTCGAGAGTTGGAGAAGCTCAGGGCACGAGTTGCTCAGCTTGAGAAGGGCTCGATAGGAGAGCGAGAAGAGAAGGAATCTAGGGTTGGCTTTGAAGAAAGATTAAGGGTTGAGCATAAGCAAATTGAAGAAGAGTTAAAGAAAAAAAGCGATGAACTGCAATTAATATTGGATGCCGTGCCGGCTCTCATTTACTTTAAAGATAATGATGGCAAAATTTTAAATATGAATAAGGCTACGGCCAGCCTCGCCACCGTTCCTAAGGAGAAACTGCTGAAGAAAACCGTATTCCAGCTAATGCCTGATACTGCGGACAAATATCACAGGGATGACATGGAAGTAATCACGTCGGGCAAGGCGAAGATGAATATCGAAGAGCAGGTGGAGCTCCTCGACAAGAAGATATGGCTTAAGACGGATAAATTGCCGATGAAAGATGAGGACGGTAATATAATCGGCCTTATCGGATTCTCGGTGGATATAACAGAGCGTAAGATGGCGGAAGATGCGTTGCGTCAGTCGGAGGAGAAGCTTCGCGTGATGTTCGATTCTATGACGGACGGCGTGGTGGTGACCGACTTGAACACAATCGTTGTAGATGTGAACAAGGAGGCGCTCAATCTATTTGGATATAGGAAGGATGAGGTTATAGGTCATAACGGTTTGGAGATACTGTCGCTAGATCAGCAGGACAAGGCCATGCAGGAGATGGCCCGCAGCCTTGAAGGAACTGAAACTTCAGGGATGCAAGAATACAGCCTTTTAACAAGGGGCGGGAGCAGGTTAGATGCGGAGATAAGCGTTAATAAACTTTCCGATGTCGATGGCAATCCGTTCGGGTTTGTCACGGTTATACGCGATGTGACGGAGAGGAAAAAGGCGGAGGAAGTTCTGAAGCGGAGCGAGCAGAAATACAGGCTGCTTTTTGAAAGCTCAATAGACGGCAAAGCTATCGTTGATGCTGAAACGAATGAAATACTGCTGGCTAACGAAACGGCCCTGAAACTGTTTGGTTTTAGCTCCAAAACGGATTTGGAAGGGATCAATATCTTCGATTATATCCACCCGGCTGATAAAGAGCGCATAGCTGCATCCGCGCGGAATAACGCCATGTTCAAAGAAGACTCAGTCAGTTTAGGGGAACTTAGAACATTGACCAAGACCGGTGAGGAAAAGTGGATATTGGTTACCGGCACTCTGAGCGATTACGAGGGCAGACCGGCGGGCTTAACCTCTTTTATTGACATTACTGAGCGCAAAAAGGCTGAGGATGCATTGAGAAAGAGCGAGGAGAAGTATAGGGACCTGGTGGAGAAAGAGAAAGACGTGATCTTCTCAGTGGACGCACTCGGCTTTATTACTTCTATAAATCCAGCGGTTAGGAATTGGGGTTATACAGTAGATGAAGTGCAGGGCAAAAACTTCATCGAACTCATACCGGAGGATTGGAGGGAGAAGACCGCCATAGAATTGCAGAATGCGCTTCTTGCTTCGGGAGAACTTATGGCCGAGACCAGGGTTGTTCATAAAAGCGGGGAAGTTCTGCCTATAGAATACAGCGCCATGATTATAAAAGAAGGCGATCAGTATGCAGGCGTACAGGGTATAGTCAGGGATATATCGGAGCGCAAGAAGGCGGAGGAGGCGCTGAGGCAGTCCGAGGAAAAATTCCGTGTCTTGTTCGAATCGATCCCGGATGGCATAAGCGTGATCGATATGAAAACCGGCAAGCTTGTGGATTCAAACCCGGCGGCTTTGCGGATGTTCGGCTTCAGCAGGGATGAAGTTATTGGGCAAGAAGCTTTCAATCTAATTGCGGAAAAAGATCGCGCGAAGGCCTTTGACGATATACAGAATACCCTTATCAAGGGGCAAAGCACCTTGTCCGAGTGGTGCCTGCTCGGTAAAGGAGGCAAGGAATACGACTGCGAGGCCACAGCCTCTGTGATTAATGACAACGCTGGAGCGCCGGCCTTTATGGTCAATGTTGTACGAGATGTAACGGAGCGTAAACGAATAGAAAAGGAATTGGACGACTACCGTAACAATCTGGAGAAGATGGTGCAGGAACGCACCTCGGATCTGATCAAGGCCAACAAGGAGTTGAAACGCGAGGTTTCTGAGAGGCAACGTGCTGAAGCTGAGCTAAGGGCATCAGAGGAGAAGCTGCGGCTTATCTTTGATTCCATAGGAGAGGGCCTCGTTGTCACCGACCTGAATGGCAATGTTAAGGATTTAAATGATGATGCAGTGCGCCTGGTAGGGTATGACAGAAAAGAGGAAGTAATCGGCAGAAACTGCATGGAACCTATAGTCGAGGCCGATCGCGCAAGGGCAATTGAGGATATGATGCGTATGGTCGAAACGGGGACCGGCGCACCCGGCGAATACAGATTTGTAAAGCGAGGCGGAGAGGAATTCGATGGAGAGTTGCGCGGAGCCGTGCTAAGGGATGAATATGGAAATCCGGCAGAGCTGATCGGGGTATTCAGGGATATCACCGAGCGTAAACGGGCCGAGGAAGCTCTTCGTGAAAGCGAGCAGAAGTACCGGACCCTGTTTGAGGATTCCCAGGACGCTATCATAATAACTACTATTGAGGGAGGGATACTGGACTTTAACCGTTCTTTGGCTAAGCTGGTAGGTTATTCCGGGGAAGAACTCCTTGATCTCAACGCGAGACAGTTATATATCAATCCCGACGATCGCGAAGCATTACAACGCGAGATAAGAAGCACCGGGGCTGTCAGGGATTATGCCGTGAAATGGGTGCGCAAGGATGGGGAGCGTCTTGACGTCTTAATGACTCTCACCGCTCGTTATGGCGCGGGCGGAGACGTTACCGGCTATCAGGGGATTGTTCACGATATCACCGAACGCAGGAAGGCGGAGCAGGCGCTGCGTGAGAGCGAGGCTCGCAGCAGGGCTATTTTAGAGGCTATGCCGGACCTGATATTCCAGATGAGCAGGGACGGCGTTTTTATTGGTTACAAAGGACCGGCGGAGGGGTTGTACATGTCTCCGGAGCAGTTTGTAGGGAAACATGTTGCGGAGGTTATGCCCTCGGATATCGCCGATCTTACGGTTCGCAGTATAAAGAATGCATTGGATACAGGTCGAATACAGCAATATAGCTATGAGCTTAATATGGAGGGGGAGGTTCGCCACTTCGACGCCAGGATGGCTGCTATTAATGACGAAGTCGCGCTTATCATTGTGCGGGATATAACCGAGCGCAGGAATATGGAAAACGCTCTCAAGATATCGGAGGAAAAGCTGCGCGGTATATTCAACTCGATTAAAGACGCCGTTGTTCTCACAGATCTCGAATTTACTATATTGGAGGTGAACGACGCGGCGCTGGAGATGAGCGGGGTGGAGAGCAAGGAAGAGATCATAGGAACTAAAGGCTATGACCTTATCGCACCGGACGATATGACCAGGGCCATGTCCACCCGCGAGGAAGCGGTGGAAGGACATCCTACACCCAGGGCCGAATATAAAATTGTTAATAAGGTCGGCAAGGAGATGTATGTGGATGTCGGTGTCTCCATGTATGAGGACCCTTCCGCCAGGACGGCAGGCTTTGTCGCTGTCCTCAAGGATATAACCGAGCACAGACGCATGGAGGACGCGCTGAGGGATTCCGAGGAGAAATTACGCGTCATGTTCTCATCCATGGCTGACGGCGTGGTTGTGACCGACCTTGAAGGCAAGATAATCGATCTGAACGAAGCCCAGCTCCGCACGTTCGGTTTTGCGGATAAGAAGGAGGTTCTTGGGAAAGGCGGCTTTGATTTCATCGTAGAGCGGGATCGCGACAGGGCTTTCAAGGAGATGATAAAGGTTTTCGAAGACGGTTACAACATCGGTTCAACTTTTACAGTAGCGGATAACAAGGGGAAAGAGATCGAGTGTGAGCTCAGCACTGCTATGCTGCACGAGGCCGAGGGGAAAGCGTCCGGGTTCATCACCGTAATGAGGGATGTCACCGAGCGCAGGCGCATGGAGCAGGCGCTGCGGGACTCGGAGGAGAAACTGCGAATCATCTTTGAATCCATCGGCGATGGGATCATAGTAACCGATCTGGAGGGCATAATAACCGAAACCAACGAGGCTGCGGCCAAGCTGGGCGGATGGTCGGATAAGGGCCAGCTTGTGGGGATGAGCGGCTTCGATTTTGTCGCCGAACAAGAGCGGCCCAAGATGGTCGCCGACATGATAAAGGCTCTCAGGGAGCAGCGAAGCATAAATGTGGAATATTCCGTAAAGGACAAGGACGATCGGGAATATCAGAGCGAGGTAAATGTCACACTGCTGCGCGACGCGGCCGGCCGGCCCAAGGGCATAGTCAGCGTTATCAGGGATATTACCGAGCGCAAGCGCATGGAGCAGGACCTGCGCGATTCGGAGGAAATGTCACGAGGCATGATTGAAAGCGCCGCGACCGCGGTTTGTATCGTCAAGGACGGCAAGTTTGCTTACGTGAGCCCGATGTTCGCCGAGATGACCGGATACAGCATTGACGAACTCATCGGCAACAGATCGACGGATTATATTCATCAGGATGACAGGGATAGCGTTACAAGGGAAGCCGTGGCAAATCTTAAAGGCGACAATATCGCTCCTCACGAATACAGGCTGCTGAGGAAGGACGGGAGCTTCATATGGATTCTGGAGAAGGTCGCTTCCATCCAATATAAAGGCGAGCGCGCCGCCATCGGAAGCCTTCTGGATATCACCAGGCTCAAGCAGGTTGAGGAGGCGTTGCGGGATTCCGAGGAGAAGCTGCGTATAATATTCGCTTCACTGCCCGACGGTGTTACCGTGACCGATATGAACGGCAGGATCGTAGAGGAGAATGAAGCCGGTATTAGGATGTCGGGATTTGCTTCTAAAGATCAAGTTATCGGACTTAATGGATTCGATTTCATTGCCAGTAGTGATAGAGACAGGGCGCTGGCGGATTTGCCCAGAATATTTGAGACGGGCATCAGCGGTCCTCTTGAATACAAAATGGTGAATGTCGATGGTAATGAGTACGACGGCGAGATTATAGCCGCGATGATGCGGGATAAGTCCGGGAACCCGCAGGGGTTCATTACTGTTATCAGGGACATTACGGAGCGCAAGAGGGCCCGGGAGGAGCTTCAGGAATCTCAGGAGATGACGCGCGGCATGCTGGAGAGCGCGGCCACCGGTATTTATCTGGTTCAGGACGGGAAGTTTAAATATGTTAATCCGCTCTTCACCGGGATATCGGGGTACACGCTGGAAGAGCTGCTGGATTCCGATTCGATGAATTACATACATCCCGATGACAGGGAAACAACCAGGGCTCAAGTGATAGAGAACCTCAAGGGAATCAGCGACCGGCCCCATGAATTCAGGTTCCTCAGGAAAGACGGGCAGTCGACATGGATTCTGGAGAAGGTCGCTTCCATCGAGTACAAGGGCCGCAGGGCCGTCATCGGCAGCTTCATGGATATCAGCGAGCGCAAGCATATTGAGGAGATGCTGCAGCAGAGAAGCCGGGAGCTTGAGCAGCGTACCAACCAGCTCCTCGCGCTGCAGAAGATAACGACTTCAATCCAGAGTACGCTGGACCTGAAGGAGATTATGCAGCAGGTAGCTGACGGTGTTGTGCACAACCTGGGCTTCGACCACGCTCTCATAATTAAGGTGGACGAAGCGGCTAATGTGTCCAGAGGGATGGTATTTGCCACAAAATATGATGCGTCTAAGGTCGGCGACCTGCAGGACATCATAGGAAGACGTTTGACGGATATAGAGATACCGCAGATCAGGGGCTACAGCCAGACAGTGGATAATGCCATGGATGGGAAAGCAACTATAACACGCGATTTCTTCGAAGTATCTTCCACAATATTGTCGCGTGAAGAAAGCGACGTTGTTGCGGAGATGCTGGGAGTTAAAACCGTCGCGGTCATGCCTCTTTTCGCCAGAGATCGCCATGTGGGAAGCATACTGGCATTGACCGATCGGGAAGAGATAGACAATGTGCTCATGGAGCCGCTGCGCATCCTGAGCGACCAGGCTGGCGTGGCGGTGGAGAACGCTGATTTGTACCACGGCGTGTCGGAGTACGCGCGGCGACTGTCGGTCATCACCTCACTATCGAAGATTTTAGGATCGAGTTTGGATATAAAGGGCGTGTATCGCGCTTTCACCGAGGAAGTCAGGAAGGTCATGGACTTCGATCGCACCAGCATCGCGATGGTGGAGGGCGACAGGTTGCGGTACTTTGTTGTGGCGGAGGATATAGATACGCAGTTGAAAGACGGGGCCGATTTGCCATTAAGCGATTCGGCTACAGGGCTGGTGGTTAAGACGAAGAGGACGCTTATCGAGCCCGATTTTGAGCAGGAAATGAAATTCCCCATCGACCACATGTATTACCGCAGCGGGTTGAGGTCGGCCATCCGTGTTCCGTTGTTCTCAAAGGGCGAGGTGTTCGCTACGTTTAACCTTGCAAGCAGAAACCCTAACGCCTACGGTGAAAGGGAAAAGGAAATACTGGAGCAGATATCCGGTTCACTGACCGCCGCTATGGAGAACTCGAGGTTGTTTAATCAGGTCAAACAACACGAAGCCGAACTGCTTAAGGCTTATGAGGATTTGAAATCGGCGCAGGCATATATGCTTCAGGCCGAGAAGCTGAGGGCGCTGGGCGAAATGGCCGGGGGTGTGGCGCACGATTTCAACAACATTTTGGCCGTTGTGCTGGGCCGCACTCAGCTGGCGCTTGAGGACGTGAAGGATGAGAAATTAAAGAAAGACCTGCAGATAATTGAGCAGACCGCCATGGATGCGGCGACGACGGTGCGCCGGCTGCAGGACTTCGCCAGGGTGAGGGTGGAGCGTAATTTTGAGGCGCTCGATTTGAAGGAGGTCGTGGAAAGCGCGCTGCAGATGGCGGAATCCCGCCGCGTGAAACTGAAGGAGAGAGAAGGCGTCACGATAGATATTGAATCGAAGTTGCAGGAGCTTTCCCCTGTTGAAGGGGATGCGGCAGAATTGAGGGAAGGGTTGCTCAACATAATCTTCAACGCGATGGACGCCATGCCCGACGGAGGAAAGATCACACTTAAGGCTACGCAGACGAAGAAATGGGTGACCCTTGCCATCAGCGATACGGGAATCGGCATGCCGGAGGAGGTAAGAAAAAAGATATTCGAACCATTCTTCACTACGAGAATACATAAAGGCACCGGGCTTGGGCTTAGCGTAACTTATGGCATTATACAACGTCATCGCGGTGATATATGGGTAGAGAGCAACGAAGGCGTCGGCTCGACTTTCAAAATTAAACTGCCTGTATGCGAGGGTGTTGTCTGTAAGAAGAGCGCTGCCGGGAAGACCGATATTATGAAAAGCATTTCAATATTGATGGTCGATGATAATCCGGAGGTGGCCGGGATTTTAAGCCTTACACTGAAGCGTTTAGGGCACAAGGTTGTGGAGGCAAATAGCGGCGAGGCAGCCATAAATACCTTTGAGGTGGGCAATTTCGATTTGGTGATAACCGACCTGGGAATGCCCGACATGTCGGGGCACGAGGTGGCTAAGATTGTGAAAGAGATAAAGCCCGGAACGCCCGTACTAGTCATCAGTGGCTGGGGAGGACAGCTCAATCTGGACGACATGCCGGAGGTGGATGGGGTTATAGCTAAACCTTTCAGCAAGGATGTTCTCTCGGAGAAGATCGCGGCGCTGCTTTCCGGCGAGGGTGCTCGATCTGGAAAAGTTGAGAAGAAGGCTCCGAAAAAGGGGAAGACGAGTAAAGCCGGTCCCAAGATCGATAAAACGGCTGGAGATAAAACCGGCGGGAAGAAGCCGATAAAAAAAGCGGACCCTGAAAAGAGAAGTCAAGAATAA
- a CDS encoding response regulator codes for MSNSNLMTTKEAAEYLKLNYMTVYKLAQRGRIPASKIGGNWRFRKDLLDDWLAKQAKVVEGNVLVVDDDPGILEMLSEVISRKGFRVVAVSSGEQALQEVDKQHFDLIFLDLVLPGMSGVETLSAIKEKDKKAVVVIVTGYGDDPMALNAMSLGPLFLVRKPFRVGDIVEVLNAVIKVR; via the coding sequence ATGAGCAATAGTAATTTAATGACAACAAAAGAGGCGGCGGAGTACTTAAAACTCAACTATATGACCGTATACAAACTGGCACAGCGGGGAAGGATCCCAGCATCGAAGATTGGCGGGAACTGGAGGTTCCGCAAGGACTTGCTGGATGATTGGCTGGCGAAGCAGGCCAAGGTTGTTGAGGGCAATGTTCTTGTAGTAGATGACGACCCCGGCATTTTAGAAATGCTGAGTGAAGTTATTTCCCGAAAGGGATTCAGGGTCGTTGCCGTATCGAGTGGCGAGCAGGCGCTTCAGGAAGTTGATAAACAGCACTTCGATCTTATTTTCCTCGATCTTGTTCTGCCCGGCATGAGTGGAGTGGAGACCCTGTCTGCGATCAAAGAAAAAGATAAAAAAGCCGTGGTGGTTATAGTGACCGGTTACGGTGACGATCCGATGGCATTGAATGCGATGTCATTAGGTCCTCTGTTCCTCGTACGCAAGCCGTTCCGCGTCGGCGACATTGTTGAAGTGCTGAATGCTGTAATTAAGGTCAGGTAA
- a CDS encoding electron transfer flavoprotein subunit beta/FixA family protein, translating to MPNMIVCVKQIADPEAPPTSFKIDEAAKTMVPAQGVSQVVSPFDEQAVEAALRIKDAQGGKITVISLGKNFVMDVIKKPLSMGADELVLLQDPAFDGGDSHSTAYALAMAIKKVGEFDLIFCGRQAADWDAGQVGAGIAEILGIPSITPAKKVDIKDGKVTVERVITDGYEVVECTAPMMISVSNELGEPRYPKLKGIMAAAKKQPITWKAADIGADAAKCGAAGAKATLQKLFQPVKEGKCEIISADKPEEAGVALALKLREARLI from the coding sequence ATGCCCAATATGATCGTTTGCGTGAAGCAAATAGCAGATCCTGAGGCTCCTCCAACCAGCTTCAAGATCGATGAAGCGGCGAAAACAATGGTGCCTGCGCAAGGTGTCTCTCAGGTAGTGAGTCCCTTCGATGAACAGGCAGTTGAAGCAGCACTCCGGATCAAAGATGCCCAGGGTGGCAAGATCACCGTAATAAGCCTGGGCAAGAATTTTGTCATGGATGTCATAAAGAAACCGCTATCCATGGGTGCCGATGAACTGGTCCTTCTCCAGGACCCGGCATTCGACGGCGGAGACAGCCACTCCACAGCATATGCGCTGGCAATGGCAATCAAGAAGGTCGGTGAATTCGACCTTATTTTTTGCGGACGACAGGCGGCTGACTGGGATGCCGGACAGGTAGGCGCGGGAATAGCCGAGATCCTCGGGATACCGAGCATAACGCCCGCCAAGAAAGTCGACATCAAAGACGGCAAGGTAACCGTTGAGCGTGTCATCACTGATGGTTACGAGGTTGTAGAGTGTACGGCACCGATGATGATCTCGGTTTCCAACGAGCTGGGCGAGCCAAGATATCCAAAACTGAAGGGAATCATGGCCGCGGCCAAGAAACAGCCCATCACATGGAAGGCCGCCGACATCGGTGCAGACGCTGCTAAATGCGGCGCGGCCGGAGCCAAGGCAACGTTGCAGAAGCTTTTCCAGCCGGTTAAGGAAGGCAAGTGCGAGATTATCTCGGCGGATAAACCGGAGGAAGCCGGCGTGGCCCTGGCACTGAAACTAAGAGAAGCTAGGTTAATCTAA